Below is a genomic region from Haliotis asinina isolate JCU_RB_2024 chromosome 14, JCU_Hal_asi_v2, whole genome shotgun sequence.
TTCCCCGAAACTAGTGACCCTTTTAAAGTTTGATCTTAGATTTAGAGAATGGTCAGATACTTCCAACCCCTGCTAAACCAACAAACCTTTAGAGGTCATGGCTAAATCATGCAATCACTCCACTAATGGCGTCATATGTACTTCCCATCAAAGGTTTACACTCACTAGTGTATATGTTGCGTATTTACTTCAGGAAACTGCTCTAaactacattttgcaaaatatcccATACTGTTCAAAGGTGctgatgtattgtgaaacaaacGTTGAACATTGACAGATTATTGTCTTCAGTTCCCTGAATGATGATACTTAGTGAAAACTGGCGAATTCTTAACCAAACTTTACTTCAAAAGGCAGTTGTTCTCGTGTATGATATTGCCTATTCCGCTGTTTGATGCTTGATCCTCGTGCTGTTGATCCTTTGCAGTTGGTTTTCCCAAGTTACTTGAGAAATCAATCTtcggacgcacgcacgcacgcacgcacgcacgcacacaaatTTATGAtggtaacatgattttacaccacTGCACAAGTACAGTTGTAGTGCGTATATTAAgggagtctaaacttttgatgggataCATATAAACCATGGCATATATACGTTCACAGAAGAAGTTTTCCATCTTTCCTTCAAATGACGAAATCAAAGAATATATTAATGACTCATTCGTAAGGACAAAACTAACAATACTATTAATCATAATCAATAATATGATTGCAGGTTCTACCCAAATGTTTGGCTGTTCCTTTATATGGGATGTACGAGAAACAAGGGTTCCAACCAGTGATTACATACGCCGACCTGTACCTGTCAAATACCACACTGAAAGATCCGAATGAGTGAGATATTACCTAACTTTGTAATCGGATAGTATTTCATCTTAGGTCTATATATATGAGaaactgtgaagatccgggttagaactggtcttcagcaacccgtacTTGTCATAaaggcgactgatgggatcagttggtcaggctcgttgacttggttaatACATGACACCCTATCCCACActcatgatgtttatcagtGATCGTATGGTCCATACcttattacttacagaccgccgcccaaCAGATGGCGTACTGCACGCCTAATTCATGAAATATAATGCATAAATTATGGTTAATATGTATATAGTTTAAGTTAACAGTGTTCAAGGTAGGTTTTGTAcgagtgcgtgcagaaataCAGGTATAAATATGTAGTTCAAACACATTGCGCGTGAAATTTTCaatacaatcctgaatcatttcaataGTCAATGTTTTtctatatgttgctgttttaagatACTTTTATAAAATCAAGTAGATCAGATTCTATGCGTccaaagcacacacacacaaaaaatgtttgcttgtttttattatttttggtAACGCGAACACTGAGTTTGTGAAAACGAGAATAGTTATTCTTATTAAAACCAGAATTTGTTTATCATATTGGTAACTCAAATCGAGATTCGAGTGCTCGTTTCCTTCAAGAATATTGTGACTTGACCACTACGGTTGCGGTTGCTGTCGATATGCTATTTATCACTATCATTAGTTGTAAGCAAGGTGTCTTCAACCACACGTGTCATCACTCATTATAACCTCATGATATGTTTCAGGCCTGCTGTTATCGAGTAAGTGAAATTTTCGTTCTTTCCTTTCGGAGACTAGCTCTTCTTTCTCCTCTACTgtgacactgacaatgacacTACGTGTGGTGGAGGTGGACTGGGGTGTCACTCTCAGAAGTATCTACCGAGATGAAAATGAAAGTTTGACGGCTCTAATGACTTTGTGAAGAAATAACATATTACCAGTTGTACAGTGTATAGTATCCCTATGGTGCTGGGAATTGCTGGAAACTGCATGCGTGagcgcgagtgagtgagtttagttttacgccgctttttgcaatattccagcaatatcacggaggggaacacgagaaaatgggcttcacacattgtacccatgtggggaatcgaacccgggtattccagcaatatcacggaggggaaaacgagaaaatgggcttcacacattgtacccatgtggggaatcgaacccgggtatccggcgtgacgagcgaacgctttaaccactaggctaccccaccgccccgcatGAGCGCGAGTTTTATTGAAAAGGGAGTGCACTTAAAGTGATAAAACCTAAGACAGGTTGCGTTTATTTACTTACGTTTGCATGACAATTGCGCTTCTGAATTAAGGGGACGGttatagcttagtggttaaagggttcgctcgttacaccgaggacacgggttcgattccctacatgggtacagtgtgtgaaacccgccatgacatagctgggatattgttatAAGCAGGGGAAACCTAACTTTACTCATTTACTCAAAATGGCGGTATTCGACACCCCCGAATACCCAGTCATGATCTGTTATGAACAGCCTTTCTGTCAGTAGCTAGTTTGAATATCATTGTTGAAATCTATGTTTTATTTGCAGGAACTTAGCCGCTATTATCGACATGATGGGCGGGTCAGAATGGCTGTGGTTTTTCGCCGTGGGTTTAAGAGTCGAACAGGACTTTGCAGATTCAATGCAGGTTGGGTGATTGAGGAGACACGGAACGTCGTAAATGACACACTGTGTTTGTCTCGACGTCTCCTTGAAAGGATAACAGTGAACGTCGGCAAACTCTTTTATCTGGATATGTCATTGAGGTCGATGTAACGGTGAAATAACAGGATAGCTTTTGTCCTAGGTGGTATTTGTCCATGGCGACAACTGGCCTCGGTGGTTTTTGCGTGTCTGTGTCTGATATAGTGTCCAAGATATTAAGCTGACAAAGAGAATTAATTTTCACTAACAGTTAACACTTTTTACAGAGAGATAAACTGCTGTTATACAGAGATCTTTCTGTCCTTTCGAACACACGATCAGACATTCACAAAATCTGCTCCCGAAAAACCCTGGTTGTCTTTGTTAAGATGGAGTGCGTATTTTTGCTTGTCACACGTTCAATAACGCGCAAAACGAGGTCGGACAAATGTTTGTGTAGCGCAGTGTACGTTTTTCCGTTGTGAAAAAGGCTCGAGAACACGGGGTGGAATGGACGCCGAGCTATGTCATGTATGTACAGCAACACAGCATCAGATGAAAGTAGTTCATGTCGGTGTACGGATAAGACATTTTAAGCCTGTGTACACTTGAACCCACCGACCGTTCAGGTGATCACCATAGTGTGGCAAGACACACCCAGTATAACGCGTTTGCCATATAGAGGGGGCAAGCGTCCGGGCATAGAACAATCTAGattgtataaataaatatagaaagtgagtgattgattgattgagtgagtgagtgagctgtgttttacgccgccttgagcaatattccagcaatatcaccgcggggTACACCAAGAATCTGCTTCACACGTtgcaaccatgtggggaatcgaatccgtgtccttggtgtgacgagcgaacggtttatcCGCTAGACCACCCCACAACCCCACCATTCCTATAAATTAGTATTTGTATGTAGGTTAATGCATGTGAAATAAAGGCAAGGTACTCAAATTTAGCACGCGAAGGCAATAACACTGTCACGTTATTTGTTTATATCATCTGATGACAGTTTCATTTCAGTTGCACGGACAATGTAGGGTATGCTTGTGTTGGGTCACTACACTCTACTAACGGTGGCATGGGACTTTGTCGTCTAAGGCCTGAAACGTCTGAtcaagggttcgaatcccggttctcCCTGAATATGTTTCCAAATTTGTTAGCACCATGCAAGCGTGTCGGTTTTACCAAATGTGAGATGTCTAAGACCTACATCAGTAGGGTTTCACTACCACATGGCGCCATGAGTGGGTGAGAGTGGTTTCACGCaggttttagcaacattccagctctaTCACGGCAGTGGACACCTGAAATtcgcttcacacactgtaccaatgtagggaatcgaacctgggtgttgggcgtgacgagcaaacgatTTAACCCCACCCCTCCTATGACGCTGTGATGTGACAAATCCAAATCTGCTCGCTcgctcgttcactcactcactcactcactcactcactcaaagaaacTGACTGTCGTGTTTCATTCCAATTTACCAGGCTTTCCAGAACGTCCTAGATGGAACCGATGAAGGTGATGAGGAAAAGATCGCCAGGTCCCTTGACGAAATATCAGACGCCGTCCTCAACATgcagaaaacaatgaaacgcTTTCACGGTAAATGTCTATatataggacccgtgaaggtccggaatAGATTAgtgcttcaacaacccatgcttgccataaaaggcgactatgcttgtcataagaggcaactaacgggatcgggcggtcaggttcgctgacttggttgacacacgtcttcggttcccaattgcgcagatcgatgctcacattgttgatcactggattgtctggtgcagactcgattatttacagaccgcccccatatatCTGGTCTCCTTATTGAATCTACATATAAACTGTACGACGAGTGAAGAACATTTCAGTGGcattatttagaagttggacagTAACATATGAACAAggtatatggatgaacaacttctgtATGTAGATGATGCGACGTTTACATTCACATTCTACCTTGACAaagatacaagaatctgtagcATCTAaataaagttgttcatccataaagcttgTCCATATATAACTGTTGCACTGCCACTTAACAGCTGGCAACTGCGCATTTTACCATGTGTTCATGCACATCATAGCAAAGGCTTGCACCAGACTGGCGTGTTTGTACTAACACACACTTTCTGAATGGAATAATCATTTTATAAATCCATATATCACACAACTTGGATTAAAAAAGACcaaaaaaaaatgtaatattaATACGTTTTCAATAGTATGTACACCGACATTCGCTTTGATTACTACAATTTCGTTATATATGGGACAATGAATATGTATGAAACTTGATCACTGTATTTTCAGAAAACCTATCAGTTGAAGGCTTTTTTccgaaaatgacagttttcttcGGCGGGTAAGTTTATTACGTCGTCTGTCCTCGCCGTAattttgctagaatattgctaaaaacagcgtaaaacctcatgatcactcactcattacgacgctttacccgtgaagatcagggtcagAATTAATCCCTACTAacacatgtttgtcgtaagaggcgactaacgggatcgggtggtcaggttcgctgacttggttgacacatgtcatcggttcccttacccgtgaagatcagggttagaattgatccccactaacacatgtttgtcgtaagaggtgactaacaggatcgggtggtcaggttcgctgacttggttgacacatgccatcggttccctaacccgtgaagatcagggttagaattgatccccactaacacatgtttgtcgtaagaggcgactaacgggatcgggtggtcaggttcgctgactagGCTGACACATTCCAtgatatcccatttgtgtagatcgatgctcttgctgttgatcactgggctgtctagcccagactcgattatttacagactgccgccttatagctggaatactgctgagttaGTCgctaaacaacaaccaaccataaacacaaacataaaagCCCTAAACACAAGAACTGGCATTGCTCTCGCGTAGGTTGAAAGTAAAGTATTTTATCCAGGGAGAAACAGATATAATACTTTTGACGTCTGAACAAGGGGTATGCAGTCGAACTCCGTTTATCctgacgttttggtttcactcgaaaatcgtccgAATAGCGAGAtgtccggttaactggatcaaacaaacaaaacatgaaaattaattctaccatgacttcagtaaatactgaattgtgattggttaatcaaagtcattcagatgCATacaatcacgttatatacctctgattttcttACATgttaagtatttgtttaaaatctgaataacacggttatggtagaatggagataaacttATTGTGTTGAAAAGTCAGAGGTagataacgaaattataatagctctaaattttgtatttaaaacctcacgctacgcgttatctacctctgattttccaacacagtatgtttatctcctaagtgtaCCGATTAAACGTATATAACGTGAAGTGAAGTGGTTGGAATACAGCGTTACATAAGAAGGAGGCATTTGTTTATTTCCTTGGTAACAGGTTGAGAAAGTACCTGGTCCAAATATACAATGTTGACCTCAACCAGACAATCGAAGTTTAGAGTGACCGTGCATGGTCCCTTTCCGACAAAAAAGCATGTAAACGTTCTATAGTGTACATCTAACTAACGTTTTACAAAATTTGCACGTGCAGAACACTCTTCTTCACGTGTTGTGActgtcatatatatgtatataatcacACCACGTCATCAAATTGAGCTTTCCCATTGGACAATAGCCTTCTGTTCTTGGTTTCAGGTACGGGGAGCTAGCTTTGCATGATGGCCTTATTTTTGAAGGCGTTAAGGACGAGCCGATTaaggtgagggagtgagtgggttCGTTCCCcacgggtacagtgtgtgaaacccatggcTGACGTCCccttccgtgatattgctggaatatggattgaagcggcgtaaaaccacattcactcacttactcctccTGGCAGAACCATACTGTAAAGGAGTTTTACTACTACCCTGTAATAATAACGTTGAATGAATCCACTTGATTCAACATTAATGTTGCTGTAGCAATTTGAATTTATATTGATAATGACATGCAAACATGTTAGTAGACAAACAAATGAATCCACTGTCTCTTGTTTcaggcgacccgtgaaggtcccggggtagaataggccttcagcaacccatgcttgccataaaaggcgactcagcttgtcgtaagaggcgactaacgggatcgagtggtcaggctcactgacttggttgacacatgtcatcggttcccaattgcgcagatcgatgctcatgttgttgatcactgggttgtctggtccagactcaattatttacagaccgccgctaaatagctggaatattgctgagtgcggcataaaactcaacttactcactcacttgaaaagGCTACTGTTTCAGGCCAAAGGTGCCAACGCTGGACAGTCGCCAATACTCAAGGTTATCGACGCTCTGCTGGGAATAGAACACGAGGAGAGTAAGTTATATCCCTCTATCAAGCGTTCCCGAAACTACACTAATACATTTCCGTGGAAACAAACTGATATATAGATAGATGGGTAAAAGAGAAATATATAAGGTAACATATCTTCAACTGCATCAGGCATGGAGCGGGGCGTCCTTTAATTGTGTCAGCTAAACACTTTCTAGAGGTCCAAGTGTGTCCATATCTGACCCCGTATCCAGCGGATCCTGCTACCTCTGCGGAATGCTACGATGCATCTAGGAGGATTTCCGGTAGTACTGGAATGAGTGTTTAGGATACATCGTGAGTGAGCGGGTGAGatttacacctcttttagcaatattccagcaatatcacggcgggggacaccagaaatgggcttcccacgttgtacccatgtggggaatcgaactttaCTTGTTAAATCTTTTGAGAGGGCCCTCCAATTATCATTTTAGATCTTATTTCGTGTGTTCATTCTATAACGATAACTCTCTTCTCTACGTgtagcgacccgtgaaggtccttgggtagaataggccttcaacaacccatgcttgccataaaaggcaactgtgtttgtcgtaagaggcaactaacgggatcgggtggtcaggctcgctgacttggttgacacacgtcatcggttcccttacccgtgaagatcagggttagaactaaTCCCCACTAacacatgtttgtcgtaagaggcgactatcgggatcgggtggtcaggctcactgacttggttgacacatgtcatcggttcccttacccgtgaagatcagggttagaactaaTCCCCACTAacacatgtttgtcgtaagaggcgactatcgggatcgggtggtcaggttcgctgactagGCATATTCCAtgatatcccatttgtgtagatcgatgctcatgttgttggtcactagattgtcttgtccagactcgattatttacagaccaccgccacgtagctggaatattgctgagtgcggcgtaaaactaaactcactcactcactcactcactctacgtTTACCACTTCAAAATGCTATCCAGAGATATGTCCCTTGGAAACCTATCATCTTGGTCGAATCGGTTAAACCTCATTATGCTCTTAGGCTGTTAATTCATGGTTGTTAATTCACCTGcatcacttgtttttgtattCGAGCCGGGATCCTTATGTGACCAAGTTGGGGAGATTCTATCAACATATCACACAAGAGAGTATCCAGTTCAATTCTGTGTGTTCTGTGAGTTTCGGTATTATGAGCAGCCTCCAGCACCAGACACAATTGCATGGTAACCAGGGACTGGCATCTCCTCATTTGCCGGAAAACTGAAACCCTCTACTACCACGAGTCGGGTAGTAGAAGTGTGTGGTACAGGCTCATCTTTGCCTGGCAGTTTGCAACTCCAAGATTTTTCCCACGTAGTGTCTGATTGTCCAGTAGCTAGGATTTCCATGGGTGGAGTGGAAACTAATTGCCTGTTGGATACAGGGTCGATTGTAACCGCAATTACACAAGATTTTTTCAACCGTTTCTTCAAGGCACGTGGTATTGATCTCCCTAAAAAACAGGGATGGCTCACGTTTAGGCAGCCAACGGTTTGGAGATACCATACATTGGTTATATAGAACTGGACGTTGAAGCACTGGGAAAAACAATTCCTGAAAGAGGAGTCTTGGTTGAGCTTCCTGAGCAAAATTTCGGAAATATATGTTCATGAGTCGTGGATCAAAAGTTTCAAGCAAATATCTGAAACAAGATCCATCCTGGGCACAGTCAAAATAGCAGGGAGAGAACCCATCTGCATATCAGGTAATTCTGTTGCGATTGTTAATGCAATCTGTCATAACGACACCAACAGTATTGTTGACTATGCAATGGTTGAGCAGGTTCAGGCTTCACCTGGACATCTGCCGCAAAGTGGCATGTTGTGAACACTCTAGTTCCAGTTCCGAGCAAAGTCTTCCAAATTAGGGTGGCAAACATGGGAGTATCTACAGTATATTGGTATGGAAAGAAAACCAACAAGAGAGTATCCAGTTCAGTTTAGTTTATTCTGTGAGTTTCAGTATTATGAAACACATGGAGCAACCCCTCCttccctccctctctctatctctctatctctctctctctctctctcgttagTCATGATTTGAGCTTGGCTCTTAGAAACAGTACTAATATATTTAAAGACAAGGTGAAAGGGAATTTCACATTGTACTGACGCCTCCGTGGATCGAACCCGTGACCTTCCGCTGCCCGGGCGGACGCTGTAACCATTATGACACGGAGTACTATTTAAAGTAATTATTCGAAGGAAGGAAATTacaaggaaagtatatattaaAAGTTAATTGTTAATGTTACAGAGAGGCATGCATATACTGAGGAAATCATCACCTACATGGTACCCAAACACGCTCGTCTCATACGAGATTTGCGCAAGAGGCCAAAACAGTTGAAATCAGTCGGTAAGTCCTTTCagttttgaatgagtgagtgagtgagttggtacTTTGTGATTTGTCTCACagcaaggggacaccagaaatgggcttcacacgttgtacacgtggggaatcgaacctgggtcttcagtatgacaagCGAACGTTTTTAACCTGCTAGGCTATCCCTCCGCCCCCTTTCAGTTTTAAAGACCAGATGTAATCATAAATGCATGTTCGTTTAGTTAAAGTAATGAATAACGTCTTCTTCGGCTCGAATATCCTCACAAACATATCCTGGTTGAcgtaaagggaaataactgtgATAAGTGTTGGAACTGATAACTTAAAATCAGTGAAGACATCCGGTGTTCGTTATCAAGATAACTCAAGAGAGAAGGCTGcgtgtttgtttatttgctacGGTTTTAGAGAGCTTGAACAGAACCATTTGCAGTTAAACACTGAcaaacaacacagacacatgaaGTACTCCAACCAGaccatgttttatgtctgtatTGTCTTGGGCAACCTGCCGCATTTGGGCTTTTCCTCTCACccgtcattctcttcccacagtggttacttgtcatatcttcctacgtaatcTCTCTTcaaatacgaccctttcatggtgcgagtgttcaagactcgtgaatGGAGGGAATCAGATTCAGAATGCTCACCCGTGACTATAcgggttagatttgatcttcgGTAACCTACGTTTGatgttagaggcgactaaacgGGAGAGGTTGGTCAGTCCGGCTGACTAGGTTGACCGATATCATCGCATCCCAGTGGAGATCGGTGCTTATGAGGTTGATCACTGAATCACTTGACACAGacttgattctttacagacAGCTGCTGGAGTAttactgaatgcggcgtaaaactaaactcactcagtgcaCCGTTATGCAACAATCGTCAGATTTTTTTATAATCTTTTTCGAAGTTTTAGCACGGCCCTCCTGAATTTCAAATTTGTAAGTAAATATACTATTTCTGATGACTGATACCGATGCTTTACGATGTTTTTAGAAGTATGTTAACTGTGTGTACAGTTGAATCCAGTAGCAACAGCGACCTGAAGCAAGCCTACAACAACCTGGCCCAGTCCGTCCTCAAGTTCAGGAACTACCACGTGCAGATCGTGACCAAGTGAGTCAACAGAAAACAGTCGAAACTAATGATCCATAATATTGTCCTCAAATCTGACGCTATTTTGACGCTGGACCTTTGCGCTTAAATCTTGATTTCCTAACACCTGTGCATACTTGGATCCATCCGCTATCCCTTATATCTTTAAGCATTCCATTCTGATGAGACCACTgtgatgtaatattttcaccCAAACAAACATTTGTGATCACATGCAATCGTGTTTGGTCACAAAATTGTTTCACAAATTCGTTCCATTTCATTTTCCCGATTCCCGATTCTGAAATGCCCTTTTGCAACGACTTTGTTtgtatcaaatcaaatcaagaaCTTCATGATCACTTGATATTCCTTTTGTAGGTACGTGATTCAAGGTGTGAAGAAGAACTTCCCACCAGAAATGAAGGAGAGCTTCCACCCAGTGCAGCAATGTAAGTTATAGCGTTCGTGGTGTGCTAGTGATTTATTGGCTGTGGGTTTTAGTTAGGATTCCATGTGAAGACAAATCCACGGCAACATATTCTTATCATGCATTAAAGATACAAGGTCAAAGTATGTTCACAGCACCCTGTATTATGTTTACCGTGGGGATACATGGCTAGTGTAGGCCCACAGCAACCTATATTATCATACCATGGGGATGCAAAGGCTAGAGTAGGTCCACAGCAACCTATATTATCATACCATGGGGATGCAAAGGCTAGAGTAGGTCCACAGCAACCTATATTATCATACCATGGGGATACAAAGGCTAGAATAGGTCCACAACAGCCTTTATTATCATACCGTGGggatatacatatacaacagGCCTGCAGCATACCTATGGATTAGAGCAGTTCTACAGTCCTATATTCTGTATCAAATATATGTCATAACTTTTTTATGTGTATCAAGTTCTTGCTTCAGTATGATCATGTGTTTTCCTTCCACTATAATTCCAGTTATCATTAACTATGTGAAGGGGATGAGAGATGACTGCAAGACTGGGGCAAGCTGAACCTCCCAACTGATTTGAATCCGTCACCATGGCAACTCGTGATACAAAATTAATTAGGTGTAGAGATTAGACATTTATTGATCCCACTCTTCCACTGGAACACCTGTTACGTGTATACCATAGATGTTACCCATTACATAACTGGGGTTGTTTTGTGCGATCGAGGTACATGGCATGaatatcatgtatttttcaatATATATGTGACACTTGATGCTAtgctgactgactcactgagtttggttttacgccgcttttagcaatatttcgggaaattcacggcggggaacaccagaaatgggcttcacacattgtgcccatctGGGGATTCGAACACGAGTCTTCTGCGCGACGacccaacgctttaaccagcaGGCACCCCACTGTCCTTACAACATTCAGATCTGGTTGAAGGGGAGAGGGTATTACAAGGAGGTGATGTTTGCTTTATCACATGAGATGTCCATCAACATACCACATTATACAGAAGAGTCAGTCCACAAAGCAGACTGCTGATTGAACttcacaccgcactcagcaatattccagctacacgccagcggtctgtaaataatcaagtctgggccagacaatgaTTCTCATCAGAAGACCATAGTGTTCAGAAGATAGTGCATTTAAATCATTCCTTGTAATACCCCGCATTACTGTGGCCTCGCAGTAGAAAAAACTCCGTCCCTCCATCTCGAATTTCTTTTCTATACTTTTTCTTCTTGGTTTTCTGGTATTTGAAGCAAAATTATAGATGTGGTGATTGGTACAGACTTGCCCCATGTGATCATGAAAACATAGTACACTTGAATGaacacatatttacaattttacaaAATTTATGGTCACATCTTAGACaaaacattcatcttcatctgaCCAACAAATAGAATAATAATCTCCATGTGTCCCCATATGGACCTATTCCTCACATGACACAATATTTACACAATATATATagaataacaaaatatttagtatatatgtttttgaatatacTTTCAATTTGAATCTTTTTTAGAAACTGCATGTAgatttatgttgtttttaacccaggttttgtcagttttgttttgaaataaaaacataaatcatCTCCTCTGGTCTTGTCCAGATATACAAACCATGTTTGCTTTATGTGATGATCTAGGTATTTGACAGTGTTTTTGTAATTAAATGTGTCTGAACCAGAAATTCAAGTTGCTGACACAATGAAAactcaacaaatgaaaatggaATACAATGGCATGATGCTGTGACAAAGTTTGGTATGGGCACCAAGTCAAATGTTCAAGTGGCTCTGCAGTTCCAGACAGACCAATTTGTACACTATCACACCGATGGTGAACGCCGGGCGAGAGGACATCATTGCACATCCAatggcactgtcagtgttagcACTACCAGACTTCCACTCTCCAGACAGATGTTCTCACTGACAATTGTGTTCATGAAGCAGGTCTATGGTGAAAACTCTGC
It encodes:
- the LOC137261411 gene encoding myoglobin-like isoform X1, with product MARLDLTDYDISMKTGFVLEEPLTRLPSYFDPWNNVALRFAELVGNKTMREEVLKLPVLDINRLCGMKEERLAHLQLTVMTSGYLWQNGLHDVPKVLPKCLAVPLYGMYEKQGFQPVITYADLYLSNTTLKDPNEPAVIENLAAIIDMMGGSEWLWFFAVGLRVEQDFADSMQAFQNVLDGTDEGDEEKIARSLDEISDAVLNMQKTMKRFHENLSVEGFFPKMTVFFGGYGELALHDGLIFEGVKDEPIKAKGANAGQSPILKVIDALLGIEHEEKRHAYTEEIITYMVPKHARLIRDLRKRPKQLKSVVESSSNSDLKQAYNNLAQSVLKFRNYHVQIVTKYVIQGVKKNFPPEMKESFHPVQQFIINYVKGMRDDCKTGAS
- the LOC137261411 gene encoding myoglobin-like isoform X2 → MARLDLTDYDISMKTGFVLEEPLTRLPSYFDPWNNVALRFAELVGNKTMREEVLKLPVLDINRLCGMKEERLAHLQLTVMTSGYLWQNGLHDVPKVLPKCLAVPLYGMYEKQGFQPVITYADLYLSNTTLKDPNEPAVIENLAAIIDMMGGSEWLWFFAVGLRVEQDFADSMQAFQNVLDGTDEGDEEKIARSLDEISDAVLNMQKTMKRFHENLSVEGFFPKMTVFFGGYGELALHDGLIFEGVKDEPIKAKGANAGQSPILKVIDALLGIEHEEKRHAYTEEIITYMVPKHARLIRDLRKRPKQLKSVVESSSNSDLKQAYNNLAQSVLKFRNYHVQIVTKYVIQGVKKNFPPEMKESFHPVQQ